In Picosynechococcus sp. PCC 7002, the following are encoded in one genomic region:
- a CDS encoding nucleotidyltransferase domain-containing protein, whose product MVHPALSAILERLRDSLERIYGPELKDLILFGSQAKNTAKEDSDIDIAIVLKHNFNLDQELEKTSAIIADICLEYDILINRIFMDNEYFEKHRSALIRNIQREGIYL is encoded by the coding sequence ATGGTTCATCCCGCTCTTAGTGCTATTCTTGAACGACTGCGAGACTCTCTCGAAAGAATCTATGGGCCAGAACTCAAAGACTTAATCCTATTCGGGTCACAGGCGAAAAATACGGCAAAAGAAGACTCAGACATTGACATTGCCATTGTTTTAAAACACAATTTTAATTTAGATCAAGAATTAGAAAAAACCAGCGCCATAATTGCTGATATCTGCTTGGAATATGACATTTTAATCAACCGCATTTTTATGGACAATGAATATTTTGAAAAACATCGGAGTGCTCTAATTCGAAATATTCAGCGAGAAGGTATTTATTTGTGA